The following are from one region of the Nicotiana tomentosiformis chromosome 7, ASM39032v3, whole genome shotgun sequence genome:
- the LOC138896343 gene encoding uncharacterized protein: protein MGSSQYQGSRAMVLAPVAEPPAQPARGRGQAARGRGQTVRSGGIVLVCSRDASVLFDPGSTYSYVSSYFASYLVVPRDSLSAPVYVSMPVGDDIVVDRVYRSCVVTIGSLETRVDLLLLNMIDFDVILGMDWLSPYHAILYYHTKMMTLALQGLPLLE, encoded by the exons aTGGGTAGCTCCCAgtatcagggttctcgtgccatggttctggcaccagttgctgaaccacctgctcagccagccagaggcaggggtcaggcagccagaggtagaggccagacagtTAGAAGTGGAG GTATTGTTTtagtttgtagtagagatgcttcagttctatttgatccggggtctacttactcctatgtatcatcctattttgcttcatatttggttgtgccccgtgattctttgagtgctcctgtgtatgtgtccatgccaGTGGGGGAtgatattgttgtagatcgtgtttatcgttcgtgtgtggtcaccattgggagtcttgagactcgtgtagatcttctacttctcaatatgattgattttgatgtcatactgggtatggattggttgtcaccttatcatgccatATTATATTATCACACCAAGatgatgaccttagccttgcaggggttgcctctaTTAGAGTAG